The Deltaproteobacteria bacterium genomic interval GGTCGGCGGCGATTTCGAAAAGGGTTGGCGCAAATGAAATCGCTGGTTGAAGCGGCGCCCAAGCAATAGCACGGCGAAAACAATAACCGGAGAAAAACATGAACGTTGTACTGTGGATCGCACAAACACTGCTCGCCGCGCTATTTTTGTTCGCCGGCGGTTCGAAGCTGGTCATGTCAATCGAAGAGATGACCAAGCAGATGCCGATGCCGGGCTGGTTCCTGCGCTTCATCGGCGTAGCCGAAGTGTTGGGCGCCGTCGGTCTGATTCTCCCTGGACTTTTGCGTATTCGCCCCAGCTTGACACCGCTCGCAGCGGCGGGATTGGTGATCGTTATGATCGGCGCGACGGCGGTTACGCTGATGACCGGC includes:
- a CDS encoding DoxX family protein, encoding MNVVLWIAQTLLAALFLFAGGSKLVMSIEEMTKQMPMPGWFLRFIGVAEVLGAVGLILPGLLRIRPSLTPLAAAGLVIVMIGATAVTLMTGDVATALMPLVTGLLTAFVAYGRRRLKPFSTKS